Proteins encoded within one genomic window of Spirochaeta isovalerica:
- the pdxS gene encoding pyridoxal 5'-phosphate synthase lyase subunit PdxS — protein sequence MLKGGVIMDVVNAEQAKIAENAGAAAVMALERVPADIRKDGGVARMSDPKMIKEIQEAVSIPVMAKARIGHFVEAKILEALEIDFIDESEVLTPADDQYHIYKHDFQVPFVCGCRNLGEALRRIGEGAAMIRTKGEAGTGDVIEAVRHMRTLKDGIRKIQNMPNDQLMTEARDLGAPFELLLEIKETGKLPVPNFSAGGVATPADAALMMQLGAESVFVGSGIFKSDDPAKRAKAIVEAVTYYNDYKKLAEISEDLGAPMVGINCDHLIDNEKFAGRGW from the coding sequence ATGCTCAAAGGCGGCGTCATCATGGATGTCGTCAATGCCGAGCAGGCAAAGATTGCCGAAAACGCCGGTGCGGCTGCAGTCATGGCTCTTGAGAGAGTTCCCGCCGATATAAGAAAAGACGGCGGCGTTGCCAGAATGTCCGATCCGAAAATGATAAAGGAAATCCAGGAAGCCGTCAGCATTCCCGTCATGGCTAAAGCCAGAATCGGTCACTTTGTTGAAGCCAAAATTCTGGAAGCCCTTGAGATCGACTTCATTGATGAAAGTGAGGTTCTTACCCCTGCTGATGATCAGTACCATATATATAAACACGATTTTCAGGTTCCCTTTGTCTGCGGCTGCCGGAATCTCGGCGAAGCTCTGAGAAGAATCGGCGAAGGAGCCGCTATGATCAGAACTAAAGGAGAAGCCGGAACGGGAGATGTTATCGAGGCGGTACGCCATATGAGAACCCTCAAGGACGGAATCCGCAAAATACAGAATATGCCCAATGATCAGCTTATGACAGAAGCACGCGATCTCGGCGCTCCTTTTGAGCTCCTTCTCGAGATCAAGGAAACGGGAAAGCTCCCCGTACCGAACTTTTCCGCCGGCGGAGTGGCAACTCCGGCTGATGCCGCTCTGATGATGCAGCTTGGAGCGGAATCGGTATTTGTCGGTTCGGGAATCTTCAAGTCCGATGATCCCGCAAAACGGGCTAAAGCTATCGTGGAAGCGGTAACCTATTACAACGACTACAAGAAACTGGCAGAAATTTCCGAAGATCTCGGTGCTCCCATGGTTGGAATTAACTGCGATCATCTGATCGATAACGAAAAATTTGCCGGAAGAGGCTGGTAA
- a CDS encoding cob(I)yrinic acid a,c-diamide adenosyltransferase, which translates to MKGYIHNYTGAGKGKTTSALGLALRALGTGKKVCIIQFFKNGDFSEIKALRQLKTIYKENLFFTQAGAERELFADITAQDRIAARHGEEQFFHLLETGGFDLFVLDEINTASHYGLIDPVKFLKNIEKSEKPSEIVMTGRYAPLCFLDAADLVTEMKKKKHYAEKGVMAREGIEF; encoded by the coding sequence ATGAAAGGGTATATTCATAATTATACTGGAGCGGGTAAAGGTAAAACGACATCTGCTTTGGGGTTGGCTTTAAGGGCACTGGGAACAGGAAAAAAAGTCTGTATAATCCAGTTTTTTAAAAACGGTGATTTCAGCGAGATTAAAGCTTTGAGGCAATTGAAAACCATTTACAAAGAAAATCTTTTTTTTACACAGGCAGGCGCTGAAAGAGAGCTGTTTGCCGACATTACAGCTCAGGATCGTATTGCCGCGCGACATGGAGAGGAACAGTTTTTCCATTTGCTGGAGACGGGCGGATTCGATTTGTTTGTTCTGGATGAAATAAATACCGCCTCACATTACGGATTGATCGATCCTGTAAAATTTCTGAAAAATATTGAAAAATCCGAAAAGCCCAGCGAAATCGTGATGACCGGGCGTTATGCGCCTCTATGTTTTCTGGATGCGGCCGATCTCGTCACGGAGATGAAAAAAAAGAAACACTATGCAGAGAAAGGTGTCATGGCCAGAGAGGGTATTGAGTTCTAA
- a CDS encoding vitamin B12 dependent-methionine synthase activation domain-containing protein, protein MNLPVKTGLTILKNLPLEEVVKMIDWKMYLVTWDFRTNEARMSKEADELLRDSRILLDRVVKESLLSIDGAVRIEKARTVDYDDILLYDDKEAPIMVLPMLRRQIPRMGHCPSLADYIVSEDNEPSEPGLDDYMGFFAVTSSKNLEEALKLFPEDDLYSPLLLKSLADRLAEAGAEYIHSKVRREIWGYEKGRELSPDEMLKEAYQGIRPAPGYPCCPDHTGKQDIFDLLEAEKNLGISLTESYMMQPAASVCGYIFASEKAKYFPVGKIGEDQLESYALRKGMDQREIRRWLSVNLND, encoded by the coding sequence ATGAACTTACCTGTTAAAACCGGACTGACTATATTGAAAAATCTTCCTTTGGAAGAAGTCGTAAAAATGATCGACTGGAAAATGTACCTTGTCACATGGGACTTCAGAACGAACGAAGCCCGGATGTCAAAGGAGGCCGATGAGCTCCTGCGGGACAGTCGTATACTTCTGGACCGGGTTGTCAAGGAAAGCCTACTTTCCATAGACGGAGCCGTCAGGATCGAAAAGGCCCGAACGGTCGATTATGATGATATCCTTCTCTATGATGATAAAGAAGCGCCGATTATGGTACTTCCCATGCTGCGCCGTCAGATTCCCAGAATGGGACATTGCCCCTCTCTGGCTGATTACATAGTTTCAGAAGATAATGAGCCCTCAGAGCCGGGTCTCGATGATTACATGGGCTTTTTCGCCGTCACGTCTTCGAAAAACCTGGAAGAAGCTCTGAAGCTTTTTCCGGAAGATGATCTCTACAGTCCTCTGCTGCTCAAGTCTCTTGCCGACCGTCTGGCCGAAGCCGGAGCGGAGTACATCCATTCAAAAGTAAGACGTGAGATCTGGGGATATGAAAAGGGCAGAGAATTATCTCCCGATGAAATGCTGAAAGAAGCCTATCAGGGGATACGGCCTGCCCCCGGATATCCCTGTTGTCCCGATCATACGGGAAAGCAGGATATCTTCGATCTTCTCGAAGCAGAAAAGAATCTGGGAATAAGCTTGACCGAATCCTATATGATGCAGCCTGCCGCTTCCGTATGCGGTTATATCTTCGCTTCGGAAAAAGCCAAGTACTTTCCTGTAGGAAAAATCGGGGAGGATCAGCTTGAATCCTATGCCCTGCGGAAGGGGATGGATCAGAGGGAAATCCGCCGCTGGCTCTCTGTCAATCTCAATGACTGA
- a CDS encoding MarR family winged helix-turn-helix transcriptional regulator: MKEQELTRIFIEILPMLDNFFFKEFQGVYEQYKLNKTQHKTIIVIGTFNGSHMTEIWKRMGITKGNLSIIIDSLTKLGYVLCERHTDDRRKVSIHLTDSGMKIYEEAISEINENINRKLSAVSKEEKKKFIESISFIYKIAGKFPD, translated from the coding sequence ATGAAAGAACAGGAATTGACAAGAATTTTCATCGAAATACTTCCCATGCTGGACAATTTTTTCTTTAAGGAGTTCCAGGGAGTTTACGAGCAGTACAAACTCAATAAGACCCAGCATAAAACGATTATCGTCATTGGTACTTTTAACGGTTCCCATATGACGGAAATCTGGAAACGCATGGGCATAACCAAAGGGAATCTTTCTATTATAATCGATTCTCTGACGAAACTCGGCTATGTACTATGTGAGCGACATACCGATGACCGTCGAAAAGTCAGTATACATCTGACTGATTCCGGAATGAAAATCTACGAAGAAGCCATTTCGGAGATTAATGAAAATATTAACCGTAAGCTATCTGCTGTATCTAAAGAAGAAAAAAAGAAATTCATTGAATCCATCAGCTTCATCTACAAAATTGCAGGGAAATTTCCCGATTGA
- the pdxT gene encoding pyridoxal 5'-phosphate synthase glutaminase subunit PdxT, which yields MAGLTIGVLTLQGGFDKHMQTLEKLGVNPVKVREAGELNAIDGLIIPGGESTTIIRLLRNFGIYDRLREKILQGLPVFGTCAGMILLSRGIDSHPEQETLGLMDYRVSRNDYGRQIDSFDAKLIIKGLGDDPVPAVFIRAPRITEIGSTAEVLSEYEDSPVLVRQGHMLAASFHPELTEDIRVHKLFLSMIEG from the coding sequence TTGGCTGGTTTGACAATAGGTGTTCTGACTCTCCAGGGTGGTTTTGACAAACATATGCAGACCCTGGAAAAGCTGGGGGTTAATCCTGTCAAAGTTCGGGAAGCCGGAGAGCTGAATGCCATTGACGGTCTTATCATTCCCGGAGGTGAGAGTACGACGATCATACGTCTGCTCAGAAACTTCGGGATTTATGATCGGCTAAGAGAAAAAATATTGCAGGGATTGCCTGTCTTCGGGACCTGTGCCGGAATGATTCTTCTATCCCGTGGAATCGATTCCCATCCCGAACAGGAGACTCTGGGCCTGATGGATTACCGTGTCTCACGCAATGATTACGGCCGTCAGATCGATAGTTTCGATGCAAAATTGATAATTAAAGGACTGGGAGATGATCCTGTGCCGGCTGTTTTTATCAGAGCGCCCAGGATTACCGAAATCGGATCCACTGCCGAAGTGCTTTCCGAGTATGAAGATTCCCCCGTTCTGGTCCGTCAGGGCCATATGCTGGCAGCCAGTTTCCATCCGGAACTGACAGAAGATATCAGAGTCCATAAACTGTTTCTATCTATGATAGAAGGCTAG
- the purD gene encoding phosphoribosylamine--glycine ligase, with the protein MKILITGGGGREHALAVKLVENPEVETIFCAPGNGATALMAKCRNIDEGTPEELASFALREGVELTVPGAEDLLVAGIADTFKKKNLKIFGPHKAAAMLEGSKSFAKDFMKRHGIRTAAYETFTSSEKALSYVETAPLPAVVKADGLAAGKGVIICATREEAVKAVKDIMVNNCFGEAGNSVVIEEFLTGVEASILSVFDGKKITPFISAKDHKKIGEGETGLNTGGMGVIAPNPYVTDKIFNDFRDNIMLPTAAGLIADDLSFSGIIFFGLMINEKGVYLLEYNLRMGDPETQAVLPLLKTDLLEIIDKAMDKGLSEEDLEWSGNCSCAVVQASGGYPLEYAKGYEISGINNDDIVYISGAQLKDGKLLTSGGRVLTVVGMGADAESARTEAYGLIDKIHFTDQYYRKDIGTNL; encoded by the coding sequence ATGAAAATACTTATAACCGGTGGCGGAGGACGTGAACACGCCCTGGCAGTAAAGCTGGTGGAAAATCCTGAAGTGGAAACTATTTTCTGCGCTCCGGGAAACGGCGCAACGGCGCTTATGGCCAAATGCAGAAATATAGATGAAGGAACTCCTGAAGAACTCGCTTCCTTCGCTCTTCGTGAAGGCGTTGAACTGACTGTACCCGGAGCTGAGGATCTGTTGGTAGCGGGAATAGCTGATACTTTTAAGAAGAAAAATCTGAAAATTTTCGGTCCTCACAAAGCGGCCGCCATGCTGGAAGGAAGCAAGAGCTTTGCCAAAGACTTTATGAAAAGGCACGGCATTAGAACAGCTGCCTATGAGACTTTCACTTCCTCTGAAAAGGCTCTTTCCTACGTGGAAACTGCTCCGCTGCCCGCTGTTGTCAAAGCAGATGGTCTTGCGGCAGGTAAAGGCGTTATCATCTGCGCGACCCGCGAAGAGGCTGTCAAAGCGGTTAAGGATATTATGGTGAATAATTGCTTCGGAGAAGCGGGAAATTCTGTCGTTATAGAAGAATTTCTGACAGGAGTTGAAGCTTCCATTCTGTCGGTATTTGACGGAAAGAAGATTACGCCTTTCATTTCAGCCAAAGATCATAAAAAAATCGGAGAAGGAGAGACGGGGCTCAACACTGGCGGAATGGGTGTAATAGCTCCCAATCCCTATGTGACTGATAAAATCTTCAATGATTTCAGAGACAATATCATGCTTCCGACGGCAGCGGGGTTGATTGCCGATGATCTTTCTTTTTCCGGCATCATTTTCTTCGGACTCATGATAAATGAAAAAGGTGTCTATCTGCTTGAGTACAACCTGCGGATGGGAGATCCGGAAACTCAGGCAGTCCTCCCACTGCTCAAAACCGATCTTCTGGAGATCATCGATAAAGCTATGGACAAAGGTCTTTCGGAAGAAGATCTCGAATGGAGCGGGAACTGCTCCTGTGCCGTTGTTCAGGCTTCTGGTGGATATCCGCTGGAATATGCCAAAGGATATGAGATCTCCGGAATTAACAACGATGATATTGTCTATATCAGCGGTGCTCAGCTGAAAGATGGAAAGCTGCTGACTTCTGGAGGCCGGGTTCTGACAGTGGTCGGAATGGGGGCCGATGCGGAAAGCGCCAGAACCGAAGCTTATGGACTGATCGATAAAATCCACTTTACCGATCAATATTATCGAAAAGATATTGGAACAAATCTCTAG
- the metH gene encoding methionine synthase: protein MDRSAKIRELMQEKILFLDGATGTMLQSKKLKEEDFRGERFASHKTNLFGNNDILNLTRPDVISELHLSFFNAGADIVETNTFNGTALSQADYGTQNAVYDINFQGARIASEARDQFEKDNPGSIKFVAGSVGPTSKTLSLSPKVEDPGYRAVTYDEVEQAFVTQITGLVDGGSDLLLIETVFDTLVCKAAISAAEKVFTDKGKKLPIMISGTISDSSGRILSGQTAEAFWYSVAHAKPLTIGLNCALGAKDMEDHLKVLSRIADCGVSTHPNAGLPNELGDYDDTPEVMASYIERFARGGLINIVGGCCGSTPDHIRAIVKAAESFAPRKIEKKKRQSVFCGLEPCIIDENSLFVNVGERTNVTGSARFKKLITEGVYETALDVARKQVENGAQIIDINLDEAMLDSVKEMRTFLNLLASEPDIARVPVMVDSSNWDVLHQGLKCLQGKSIVNSISLKEGEETFLERARIIRSFGAATVVMAFDEKGQADSLVRKVEICKRAYRLLVEKADFPPEDIIFDPNIFAIATGMKEHDNYAVDFIEAVRQIKKDCPGALTSGGLSNVSFSFRGNNPLREAIHSVFLFHAIEAGLDMAIVNAGQLTVYDEIPADLLRIVEDVVLNRVPDAAEVLLEAAGDFKESAGKEENTLQWRSESVEERLTHALVKGITEFIDKDVEECRLASANPIDVIEGPLMRGMSQVGDLFGSGKMFLPQVVKSARVMKKAVSILLPYIEEEKTGAQGSSRGKIIMATVKGDVHDIGKNIVGVVLQCNNFEVIDLGVMVPQQDIIKAAIEHKADIIGVSGLITPSLEEMRVLAEDLDEAGMSLPLMVGGAATSPIHTAVKLTPSRTGGVVIHSGDASDAVYTASMLRSDKVESFLLEKAESQEREREKHRNKSGDQSAKMLSFKEARKKRIR, encoded by the coding sequence ATGGATAGAAGTGCGAAAATCAGAGAATTGATGCAGGAGAAAATCCTCTTTCTCGACGGAGCCACCGGGACTATGCTCCAGTCTAAAAAGCTGAAGGAAGAGGATTTCAGGGGAGAGCGGTTTGCATCGCATAAAACGAACCTTTTCGGAAATAACGATATCCTGAATTTGACGAGACCCGATGTCATAAGCGAACTCCATCTCTCATTCTTCAATGCCGGAGCGGATATTGTCGAAACAAATACCTTTAACGGAACAGCTCTTTCACAGGCCGATTACGGTACGCAGAATGCTGTTTACGATATTAACTTTCAGGGCGCCAGGATCGCCTCTGAAGCTCGGGACCAATTTGAAAAAGATAATCCCGGTTCAATCAAATTCGTAGCCGGTTCTGTAGGGCCCACATCAAAAACTCTTTCGCTTTCACCCAAAGTTGAAGATCCCGGATACCGCGCAGTAACCTATGATGAAGTGGAGCAGGCTTTTGTCACCCAGATTACCGGTCTTGTTGACGGGGGGAGTGATTTATTACTGATAGAAACGGTATTTGATACTCTTGTCTGCAAAGCGGCCATCAGCGCTGCTGAGAAGGTTTTCACCGATAAAGGAAAAAAACTCCCGATAATGATTTCGGGAACCATCAGCGACAGCAGCGGAAGGATTCTATCCGGTCAGACAGCTGAAGCTTTCTGGTATTCGGTGGCTCATGCCAAACCGCTGACGATCGGCCTCAACTGCGCTCTCGGTGCAAAGGATATGGAAGATCATCTGAAAGTTCTCTCGCGTATTGCAGATTGCGGAGTCAGTACCCATCCCAACGCGGGGCTTCCCAATGAACTGGGGGATTATGACGACACCCCGGAAGTCATGGCTTCCTACATCGAGCGTTTTGCCAGAGGCGGACTGATCAATATCGTCGGGGGATGCTGCGGATCGACACCCGATCATATTCGTGCCATCGTCAAGGCGGCGGAAAGTTTCGCTCCGAGAAAAATTGAAAAAAAGAAGAGGCAGTCGGTCTTCTGCGGACTGGAACCGTGCATCATCGATGAAAATTCCCTGTTTGTTAATGTGGGAGAGCGGACCAATGTAACGGGTTCAGCAAGATTTAAAAAACTCATTACCGAAGGAGTCTATGAGACAGCGCTCGATGTAGCCCGGAAACAGGTTGAAAACGGAGCTCAGATTATCGATATCAATCTGGACGAGGCGATGCTTGATTCCGTAAAAGAAATGCGAACGTTCCTCAACCTTCTGGCTTCGGAACCGGATATCGCCAGAGTTCCCGTTATGGTTGATTCAAGCAACTGGGATGTACTCCATCAGGGACTCAAATGCCTTCAGGGAAAAAGCATTGTCAATTCCATCAGCCTGAAAGAAGGGGAGGAGACTTTTCTCGAAAGAGCCAGGATAATCCGCAGCTTCGGAGCGGCAACTGTCGTTATGGCTTTTGATGAGAAAGGGCAGGCCGATTCCCTGGTTCGAAAAGTGGAAATCTGCAAAAGAGCCTACAGGCTTCTTGTCGAAAAAGCGGACTTCCCTCCTGAAGATATTATTTTCGACCCCAATATCTTCGCCATCGCCACTGGTATGAAAGAACACGACAATTATGCTGTCGATTTTATCGAAGCTGTCAGGCAGATCAAAAAGGATTGTCCCGGGGCGTTGACAAGCGGTGGTCTGAGTAACGTATCTTTCTCGTTCAGGGGAAACAATCCATTGCGAGAGGCCATTCACTCGGTTTTCCTCTTTCATGCCATAGAGGCGGGTCTTGATATGGCAATCGTCAATGCAGGGCAGTTGACGGTGTACGATGAAATCCCTGCCGATCTCCTCAGGATAGTCGAAGATGTCGTCCTCAATCGTGTCCCAGATGCCGCCGAGGTTCTTCTCGAGGCGGCTGGCGATTTCAAGGAATCGGCGGGTAAAGAGGAAAACACCCTCCAATGGCGTTCGGAATCTGTTGAAGAGAGACTGACTCATGCTCTGGTGAAAGGAATTACCGAGTTTATAGATAAGGATGTGGAGGAATGCCGACTGGCTTCAGCCAATCCGATTGATGTTATTGAAGGACCGCTTATGAGGGGCATGTCCCAGGTCGGCGATCTCTTCGGCAGCGGAAAGATGTTTCTGCCCCAGGTCGTTAAAAGCGCCAGGGTTATGAAAAAAGCGGTCTCCATACTCCTGCCTTATATAGAAGAAGAAAAAACCGGGGCGCAGGGATCAAGCCGGGGAAAAATCATTATGGCTACGGTCAAGGGAGATGTCCACGATATCGGTAAAAATATCGTCGGCGTTGTCCTCCAGTGCAATAATTTCGAGGTAATCGATCTCGGCGTTATGGTTCCACAGCAGGATATTATTAAAGCAGCGATTGAACACAAAGCCGACATTATCGGGGTCAGCGGCTTGATAACGCCCAGTCTTGAGGAAATGCGTGTCCTGGCGGAAGATCTCGATGAAGCGGGCATGTCCCTCCCTCTTATGGTCGGTGGAGCGGCAACATCACCTATACACACAGCAGTCAAGCTCACTCCTTCCCGAACCGGAGGAGTCGTTATCCATTCCGGAGATGCATCCGACGCCGTTTACACGGCATCCATGCTGCGAAGTGATAAGGTCGAGTCGTTTTTACTTGAAAAAGCTGAATCCCAGGAAAGGGAAAGAGAAAAACACAGAAACAAAAGCGGAGATCAATCCGCAAAAATGCTTTCTTTTAAAGAGGCGCGCAAAAAAAGGATTCGCTGA
- a CDS encoding cation:proton antiporter, with amino-acid sequence MNKIKLIIIISSIMLISPLAAEAGESAELTHAMTSLVFQLGLIIFAARLGGKLFRKLKLPVVLGELVIGILIGPYLLGGIPLPGFAEGLFPLVADQSIPVSRELYGFSTIASIILLFIAGLETDLSLFLRYSLKGSIIGLGGIVLPFILGSSVGMFFLHKPFMDSQVLMLGLIGVATSVGISARILSEQRKMDSPEGVTILAAAVIDDVVGIILLAIVLGVISIVSDGHGGSLPWGDIALIAAKAIAVWLGFTAVGLVFARHISRFLKSFRSVTVFSILSLGLALILSGIFEQAGLAMIIGAYVMGLTLSKTDISFVIQEHLHSLHEFFVPIFFTVMGMLVNVNALLSWEVIIIGLIYSAASIGGKIIGGGIPSLFLHFNKTGALRIGLGLVPRGEVALIIAGIGLSTGYLSEEMFGVAVLMVLMTILIAPPLLEKALKRETRGTRDELADSNLTTTVFDYPSQEMTDFLITKILLEMKEEGFYIHSMEAGERIYQMRKEEIFLTMTVSENALSITSQVSEVGFVKTLVYESLLKLHETVNKLKNTSKPESLQKDLSEETEAAAFDLFKYIDSSCLTYNLKSTEKEKIINELIDILIKAGKLRDPEECRKAVFEREATMSTGMQHGIALPHGKSTGVDSLCAAVGISRKGVDFGSIDGEPSHIFILIISPKNTSGPHIQFLSSISAILNNPEARNALSRSGSRKELMANLKTYSSRK; translated from the coding sequence ATGAATAAAATCAAACTAATCATAATAATTTCATCTATCATGCTTATTTCTCCGCTTGCTGCCGAAGCGGGTGAATCGGCGGAACTGACCCATGCCATGACCAGTCTGGTTTTCCAGCTTGGACTGATTATTTTTGCTGCGCGGCTCGGCGGGAAATTATTCAGGAAACTTAAACTCCCGGTGGTTCTGGGAGAGCTTGTCATCGGTATTCTCATCGGCCCTTATCTGCTCGGAGGTATTCCTCTTCCCGGATTTGCCGAAGGACTTTTCCCTCTGGTTGCCGATCAGTCTATACCTGTTTCCCGGGAACTATACGGATTCAGTACCATTGCATCCATCATACTTCTTTTTATTGCCGGTCTGGAGACTGACCTTTCTCTTTTTCTGAGATACAGTCTGAAGGGGTCAATAATCGGGCTGGGCGGAATCGTTCTTCCCTTTATACTGGGAAGTTCCGTGGGAATGTTTTTCCTTCACAAACCTTTTATGGATTCGCAGGTTCTGATGCTGGGACTCATCGGAGTGGCAACTTCTGTGGGGATCTCCGCAAGAATCCTTTCCGAACAGAGGAAAATGGATTCACCGGAAGGTGTGACTATACTGGCTGCGGCCGTTATAGATGATGTTGTGGGTATAATTCTACTGGCTATCGTCCTCGGAGTTATCTCGATCGTTTCAGACGGGCACGGAGGCTCTCTCCCCTGGGGAGACATAGCTCTGATTGCGGCTAAAGCCATAGCAGTCTGGCTTGGCTTTACAGCGGTTGGCCTTGTTTTCGCCCGGCACATAAGCCGTTTTCTCAAGTCGTTCCGTAGCGTAACTGTTTTTTCCATTCTTTCCCTGGGGTTAGCTTTAATTCTTTCAGGCATATTTGAGCAGGCCGGCCTGGCTATGATAATCGGAGCTTATGTTATGGGACTGACTCTGTCAAAAACAGACATCAGCTTTGTCATTCAGGAACATCTCCATTCCCTCCATGAGTTTTTTGTACCCATTTTCTTTACCGTTATGGGTATGCTTGTAAATGTTAATGCTCTCCTGTCATGGGAAGTTATTATAATAGGTCTTATTTACTCTGCGGCTTCTATTGGGGGAAAAATAATCGGAGGCGGTATCCCTTCGCTTTTTCTGCATTTCAATAAAACAGGTGCTCTGAGGATCGGTCTGGGGCTCGTCCCCAGAGGCGAAGTGGCTCTTATCATAGCCGGGATCGGCCTCTCAACTGGTTACCTCAGTGAGGAAATGTTCGGAGTGGCTGTTCTCATGGTGTTAATGACCATCCTGATTGCCCCTCCCTTACTTGAGAAAGCTCTTAAAAGAGAAACGCGAGGTACAAGGGATGAGCTTGCCGACAGCAATCTGACGACGACTGTTTTTGATTATCCTTCTCAGGAAATGACAGATTTCCTTATTACGAAAATTCTTCTGGAGATGAAAGAAGAGGGATTCTACATTCATTCCATGGAAGCAGGAGAACGGATATACCAGATGAGGAAAGAGGAAATATTTTTAACAATGACCGTTTCGGAGAATGCTCTTTCCATAACATCTCAGGTTTCGGAAGTCGGTTTTGTAAAAACACTCGTTTACGAATCTTTGTTAAAGCTTCATGAAACGGTCAACAAGCTGAAAAATACATCCAAACCCGAATCATTGCAAAAAGATTTGTCCGAAGAAACGGAAGCTGCTGCATTCGACCTTTTCAAGTACATTGATTCTTCCTGCCTCACATATAATCTGAAAAGTACCGAAAAAGAAAAAATCATCAACGAACTGATAGATATCCTCATAAAGGCCGGCAAACTGAGGGATCCCGAAGAATGCAGAAAAGCTGTTTTTGAAAGGGAAGCGACGATGAGCACGGGAATGCAGCACGGCATAGCGCTTCCCCATGGAAAAAGTACAGGTGTTGATTCGTTGTGTGCCGCTGTCGGAATCAGTAGAAAAGGGGTGGACTTCGGTTCAATAGATGGAGAACCCAGTCATATATTCATATTGATAATTTCTCCGAAAAATACTTCGGGACCGCATATTCAATTTCTCTCGTCGATCAGTGCTATTCTCAACAACCCGGAGGCCAGGAATGCCCTTTCCCGATCCGGATCGAGAAAGGAACTCATGGCCAATCTCAAAACTTATTCGTCAAGAAAATAA
- a CDS encoding TMEM143 family protein, with amino-acid sequence MMNGARERRRYIPCRKRDIIDLLMRDMDDKESFSRFSTILASIFHFQFHRDLETLKDVYYPINPDIPSFEKSDSDSVNHANRILMETLRKVLDKANYDPVTSEQIKEAYENTAAVGFSLDIQMDNYSFLEVYARGRRKDLITAKKWLGLKKIISEHIILERVLLAVRMKEGVPSEIPEGKTIIKLFKDVPLEDLEILFPNSKVVMSLKDKLMLAVPAIAGGVPLIISKVVPALIVIFAVLGAYLGYKGTVEEDHLKQAVAALSAMGALGGYIVKQISKYKTRKFQFQKELSDNLYFRNLVNNAGVFHSLIDSAEEEEVKEALLAYVFLSRSEKPICEAELDSEIEKWLKENLKQDIDFECPDALAKLEKLELLRKDQDGRLSVVSYFEALRKLDYQWDNYFKYN; translated from the coding sequence ATGATGAACGGTGCAAGAGAGAGAAGAAGATATATTCCCTGCCGGAAAAGAGATATAATCGATCTTCTTATGAGGGACATGGATGATAAAGAATCCTTTTCCCGGTTCAGTACCATACTCGCAAGCATATTTCACTTTCAGTTCCACAGAGATCTGGAAACTCTTAAAGATGTTTATTATCCAATAAATCCCGATATTCCCTCTTTCGAAAAAAGTGATTCTGATAGCGTGAATCATGCCAATCGTATACTAATGGAAACTTTGAGAAAAGTTCTCGATAAAGCCAATTACGATCCGGTTACATCCGAACAGATAAAAGAAGCTTATGAAAATACAGCTGCCGTAGGTTTTTCACTGGATATTCAAATGGACAACTACAGTTTCCTGGAAGTATACGCCAGAGGAAGACGAAAAGATCTGATTACAGCTAAAAAATGGCTCGGACTGAAAAAAATTATCAGTGAACACATCATTCTGGAAAGGGTTTTACTGGCAGTCAGGATGAAAGAAGGAGTTCCGTCGGAAATTCCGGAAGGAAAAACCATTATCAAGTTATTCAAGGATGTTCCCCTGGAAGATCTCGAGATTCTCTTTCCCAATTCTAAAGTCGTAATGAGTCTGAAAGATAAACTGATGCTGGCTGTTCCGGCTATTGCCGGAGGCGTTCCTCTTATCATCAGCAAAGTTGTTCCGGCTTTGATTGTCATCTTTGCCGTACTCGGTGCATATCTGGGATATAAAGGAACTGTAGAAGAAGATCATCTTAAACAAGCTGTAGCCGCCTTATCAGCTATGGGGGCCCTGGGTGGTTATATTGTCAAACAGATCAGCAAATATAAGACGAGAAAATTTCAGTTCCAGAAAGAACTGAGCGATAACCTCTATTTCCGGAACCTTGTTAATAATGCCGGTGTATTTCATTCCCTTATCGATTCCGCTGAAGAAGAGGAAGTCAAAGAGGCTTTGCTTGCCTACGTTTTTCTTTCCCGGTCCGAAAAGCCTATCTGTGAAGCTGAACTGGATTCGGAAATCGAAAAATGGTTGAAGGAAAATTTAAAACAGGATATTGATTTTGAATGTCCCGATGCCCTGGCTAAACTTGAAAAACTGGAATTGCTCCGCAAGGATCAAGATGGCAGATTATCGGTCGTTTCCTATTTTGAAGCATTGAGAAAACTTGATTATCAATGGGATAACTATTTTAAATACAATTAG